One genomic segment of Deltaproteobacteria bacterium includes these proteins:
- a CDS encoding DNA internalization-related competence protein ComEC/Rec2 encodes MFPGPLALLLLPFGLGIAAAHTGYPELTGRFLCIIGILGSGPLLFGVCSAGAFSRVSRVRGLSPWIGAAMVLFAMGFWHLDLSCRSLEDRSHDLIGLAGRPGRHVMTGQVIRAPLPANDGVRLLVAVSGSHTPSGDLSASGLISLTVAGIRIQDVSPGDWIRFAAGLRTVRNFKTPGAFDQETWWAIRGVKVKGFVNHPLRFSLVGHSRSSSDMSLLRYRLESGRRTIMLGIDRCLDGPARGIAMAMLLGERAWLSKDLKEAFARAGVGHLLAVSGIHMALAALLIGGLARTLLLRSEWITLRLPVKKIAASLALSGVVIYAGLAGFSPSALRAMLMLLAFGAAFLIDRPQTPLNSFALAAWALLIFNPLYLFSISFQLSFTAVLFLVMFSPYLRSVPDDKKRDNQKHFWTYLRGVILITLIATLATAPLLAWHFQRVCLVGLLTNLLVVPVTSLVILPGLFLGAILLPFSPEMASGLWQGAGWLLDYLVDFIHFVSGWSWSAVWVSRPSILQVSLFYLFLGSLALMRRWKKTSRILAISFFALLLSASAYREWSISHQDGLRLHVLDVGQGTSQVVELPGGRLMVMDGGGLRSPYFDVGERVVAPFIRHLGYRKIDVIVLSHPEQDHMGGLAALVRQFPVGELWTNDDVSRDLSWKRLLETCARRGVRHRVWREGGVKHMGSTRVHVWPSTGCEGARGHNSRSLVLRLCYGKRSILLTGDIDRTREQCLLKEGLGPVDVLVVPHHGSKTSSSSEFVRRARPGIAIVPVGWRNSLGLPNLQVLERYKEAGSNLLRTDLDGTVCVETNGNEISVDTYLIHNL; translated from the coding sequence GTGTTCCCCGGTCCTTTAGCCCTGCTACTTCTCCCGTTCGGTCTTGGAATCGCTGCTGCCCACACCGGATATCCGGAGTTGACCGGCCGGTTTTTATGCATCATCGGGATATTAGGATCCGGGCCGCTCCTGTTTGGTGTATGCTCAGCCGGCGCATTCAGCAGGGTCTCAAGAGTCCGGGGCCTTTCACCCTGGATCGGAGCGGCCATGGTGCTTTTTGCCATGGGCTTCTGGCATCTGGATTTATCCTGCAGGTCCCTGGAAGACAGGTCTCATGATCTCATCGGCCTTGCAGGCAGGCCGGGAAGACACGTAATGACCGGCCAGGTGATACGTGCCCCGCTCCCTGCAAATGATGGAGTAAGACTCCTGGTAGCTGTTTCCGGAAGTCACACCCCTTCGGGCGATCTTTCTGCCTCGGGCCTCATTAGCCTCACGGTAGCTGGAATACGTATCCAGGACGTCTCTCCCGGGGACTGGATACGTTTTGCCGCAGGCCTTCGCACTGTAAGAAATTTCAAGACGCCGGGGGCCTTTGACCAGGAAACCTGGTGGGCCATCAGGGGTGTGAAGGTAAAGGGCTTTGTAAATCATCCCCTCAGGTTTTCCCTTGTAGGACACAGCCGGAGCTCAAGTGACATGTCTCTGCTCCGGTACCGGCTGGAATCAGGACGAAGGACAATCATGCTGGGCATAGACCGCTGTCTTGACGGACCTGCCAGGGGTATTGCCATGGCCATGTTACTTGGCGAGAGGGCATGGTTATCCAAAGATCTCAAGGAAGCGTTCGCCAGGGCCGGGGTTGGCCACCTGCTGGCTGTATCGGGCATACACATGGCCCTGGCCGCCCTGTTGATCGGCGGCCTTGCAAGGACCTTACTTCTGAGGTCGGAATGGATTACGCTCAGGCTCCCTGTAAAGAAGATCGCCGCATCCCTGGCACTGTCGGGGGTGGTGATTTATGCGGGTCTGGCCGGTTTTTCACCTTCCGCCCTCAGGGCAATGTTGATGCTCCTTGCATTCGGTGCGGCCTTCCTGATTGACAGGCCGCAGACGCCCCTTAATTCCTTCGCCCTGGCGGCATGGGCCCTGCTCATCTTTAATCCCCTGTACCTTTTCAGCATATCTTTCCAGCTTTCATTTACGGCGGTCCTTTTTCTGGTCATGTTTTCTCCATACCTGAGATCAGTGCCGGATGATAAAAAACGAGATAATCAAAAGCATTTTTGGACCTATTTAAGGGGAGTTATCCTGATAACCCTGATTGCAACACTTGCCACGGCACCTCTTTTGGCATGGCACTTTCAACGGGTATGCCTCGTTGGACTTTTGACCAATCTCCTGGTAGTGCCGGTTACAAGCCTCGTGATTCTTCCCGGTCTGTTTCTTGGAGCAATCCTGCTGCCCTTCTCTCCTGAAATGGCCTCGGGCCTGTGGCAAGGTGCGGGCTGGCTTCTGGATTATCTGGTTGATTTCATACATTTTGTTTCAGGGTGGAGCTGGTCTGCCGTGTGGGTCTCAAGGCCAAGTATCTTGCAGGTATCTCTGTTCTATCTTTTTCTGGGATCTCTTGCCCTGATGAGGCGCTGGAAGAAGACATCAAGGATATTGGCAATATCTTTCTTTGCCCTCCTTTTATCAGCTTCTGCATACAGGGAGTGGAGCATTTCCCATCAGGACGGCCTGAGACTTCACGTGCTGGATGTCGGCCAGGGGACATCACAGGTAGTGGAGCTTCCCGGGGGCAGGCTCATGGTAATGGACGGGGGAGGTCTGAGAAGCCCGTATTTTGATGTGGGAGAAAGGGTGGTTGCGCCGTTTATCAGACACCTTGGCTACAGGAAAATAGACGTTATCGTGCTGTCTCACCCCGAGCAGGACCACATGGGCGGCCTTGCCGCACTTGTGAGGCAGTTTCCAGTGGGAGAGCTCTGGACCAATGACGATGTTTCAAGGGATCTTTCCTGGAAGCGGCTCCTTGAGACCTGTGCCCGGCGCGGGGTCAGGCACAGGGTGTGGCGAGAAGGCGGAGTAAAGCATATGGGAAGCACAAGGGTACATGTTTGGCCTTCAACGGGTTGCGAGGGTGCCCGCGGCCATAATAGCAGATCCTTGGTGCTGAGACTATGCTATGGAAAGCGTTCGATACTCCTTACGGGTGATATAGACAGGACCAGGGAGCAATGCCTGTTGAAAGAGGGACTTGGACCCGTGGATGTATTAGTTGTGCCGCATCACGGAAGCAAGACATCCAGCAGCAGCGAATTCGTCCGGCGTGCTCGTCCGGGCATAGCGATTGTGCCCGTGGGATGGAGAAACAGTCTGGGACTTCCGAACCTTCAGGTCCTGGAAAGATACAAAGAGGCCGGGAGTAATCTCCTGAGGACTGATCTTGACGGGACGGTATGTGTTGAAACAAACGGTAATGAGATTTCAGTTGATACTTACCTGATCCATAATTTGTAA
- a CDS encoding dTMP kinase encodes MRSRRHGAYGCLVVVEGIDGAGKTTLARNIYFCLENKGFPAIFTFEPTDGPWGKKLRQSFSSPGRLAPEEELELFLKDRKEHVERIIRPSLGQGKIVVCDRYYFSTMAYQGARGLDPEAIRKINETFAPTPDLVFLLELEPEAAIKRIRESRGEVPDNFEQLAYLKKVAGIFKGLSDPFIARIDAALTPEKLLDSAWERMLLLVCREGCRA; translated from the coding sequence GTGAGGTCCCGTAGACACGGAGCATACGGGTGCCTTGTTGTGGTGGAGGGTATCGACGGCGCAGGGAAGACCACACTGGCCCGCAATATTTACTTCTGTCTTGAAAACAAAGGCTTCCCCGCCATCTTTACCTTCGAGCCGACAGACGGTCCATGGGGCAAGAAGTTGCGCCAAAGCTTTTCCTCGCCCGGGCGCCTGGCACCGGAAGAAGAGCTGGAGCTTTTCCTCAAAGACAGAAAAGAGCACGTGGAAAGGATTATCCGTCCGTCTCTCGGCCAGGGGAAAATCGTGGTCTGCGACCGCTACTATTTTTCTACAATGGCATATCAGGGAGCCAGAGGTCTTGATCCGGAAGCAATCAGAAAAATAAACGAGACATTTGCTCCGACTCCTGACCTTGTATTCCTGCTGGAACTTGAGCCGGAGGCAGCAATTAAACGGATAAGGGAAAGCCGCGGCGAGGTACCTGACAATTTCGAACAGCTTGCATATCTGAAAAAAGTGGCAGGCATCTTCAAAGGCCTCTCTGATCCCTTTATAGCACGTATTGATGCCGCTCTCACCCCGGAGAAATTACTGGATTCGGCATGGGAGCGGATGCTGCTTTTGGTTTGTCGTGAAGGATGCCGCGCGTAG
- the mobB gene encoding molybdopterin-guanine dinucleotide biosynthesis protein B has protein sequence MIPILTFIGWHNSGKTTVIREVVRILRNRGYKISVIKSTKHEGLDLDSPGSDSDLYRKDGIESVALVCPDELILFQDNTGENLKYLAFRFFPDADLVIGEGFKHASGIPKIEITRADLSKEPLRESVSDVKAVVSDYEISFDRVFKISQIAKLADFIENSFLNDKKDDVSLFVNGREIYLNNFVRKSLKSIIFGFISCLKFTGGAQKLDIRIRV, from the coding sequence ATGATACCAATCCTGACATTCATCGGCTGGCACAACTCCGGCAAAACTACTGTAATCAGAGAAGTAGTACGAATATTACGTAACAGGGGATACAAAATATCGGTTATTAAGTCAACTAAGCATGAAGGGCTGGATCTTGATTCCCCCGGTTCGGACTCTGATTTGTACAGAAAAGACGGCATAGAATCCGTGGCCTTGGTATGTCCTGATGAGCTGATACTCTTTCAGGATAATACCGGAGAGAACCTGAAATACCTGGCCTTCCGGTTTTTTCCTGATGCTGACCTGGTGATTGGCGAAGGTTTCAAGCATGCATCCGGGATACCGAAGATCGAGATCACAAGGGCCGACCTATCTAAAGAACCTCTTCGTGAGTCGGTTTCCGACGTAAAGGCCGTGGTATCGGATTATGAAATATCATTTGACAGGGTTTTCAAAATCAGCCAGATTGCGAAACTCGCAGACTTCATAGAAAACAGCTTTTTGAACGATAAGAAGGATGATGTGTCCCTGTTCGTAAACGGCCGTGAGATCTATTTAAATAATTTTGTCCGCAAATCACTGAAAAGTATAATTTTCGGTTTTATTAGCTGCCTGAAATTTACCGGGGGCGCACAAAAACTGGATATCCGCATACGGGTCTGA
- a CDS encoding MBL fold metallo-hydrolase: MVSQLKLTVICENSVSGPFGLIGEHGWSCYVETEGYSFLFDTGQGLGVISNSLTLKKDLRSIDAIVLSHGHYDHTSGLPAVLGISGPKPVYAHPDIFLARYYKKGNVLREIGLRYKKEYLEAIGARFVDAEEFREIYPGVYLTGMVPRVTDFEPPDPNMQLRDSEAGWVQDPLRDDLSVAIDTEKGLFVILGCAHAGIINILKHIQKNLPGRSFHTVMGGTHLGLADPAQFGVTLSALEEFGIKRLGAAHCTGLENGAKLYNALGERFFFASVGAGISI, translated from the coding sequence ATGGTTTCACAGTTGAAACTGACTGTAATATGCGAAAATAGCGTCTCCGGCCCTTTCGGGTTGATCGGGGAACACGGCTGGTCCTGCTATGTGGAGACTGAAGGGTACAGTTTCTTGTTTGATACCGGCCAGGGCCTTGGCGTAATCTCTAACAGCCTGACTCTGAAAAAAGACCTGAGGTCTATTGATGCCATAGTTTTGAGTCATGGGCACTATGATCACACCTCCGGGCTTCCGGCAGTACTGGGGATCTCAGGGCCTAAGCCGGTCTACGCCCATCCTGACATCTTTCTTGCTCGATACTATAAGAAAGGAAACGTATTGAGGGAGATAGGGCTTCGATACAAAAAAGAATACCTTGAGGCTATCGGAGCACGGTTTGTCGATGCGGAAGAGTTCAGGGAGATATATCCTGGTGTGTATTTGACCGGCATGGTTCCAAGGGTAACTGACTTTGAACCCCCTGACCCAAATATGCAACTGAGAGACTCCGAGGCCGGCTGGGTCCAGGATCCTTTGAGAGATGACCTCTCTGTGGCAATAGACACGGAGAAAGGCCTCTTCGTAATTCTCGGCTGTGCCCATGCAGGGATTATCAATATACTCAAGCACATACAGAAAAATCTCCCCGGCAGGTCATTCCACACCGTGATGGGCGGCACCCATCTGGGCCTTGCAGATCCCGCCCAGTTCGGCGTTACGTTATCCGCCCTTGAGGAGTTCGGCATTAAAAGGCTTGGAGCTGCCCACTGTACCGGGCTTGAGAACGGAGCAAAACTCTATAATGCACTTGGCGAGAGGTTCTTCTTTGCCTCAGTGGGGGCAGGCATTAGTATTTGA